From Montipora foliosa isolate CH-2021 chromosome 6, ASM3666993v2, whole genome shotgun sequence, a single genomic window includes:
- the LOC138007920 gene encoding synaptotagmin 1-like, translating to MGISTLSNRTVKLNRSDEEDSKREKKPKTTAKPQEIKTTPKPTEFIPVMTTLKRQTTEKPQKAIPQGVPWWIVLAVCLLALLVAGMCFYCMCYRKCCKKKKKDEKKAAKEKVDLKTVKMLAASYQEKVQPSVDELDYNSDEFQSDGSAGVKIGRLHFTLDYSFQDNSLTVGVVEAQDVPAKDFSGTSDPYARVMLLPDKKKKFDTKVHRKTLNPVFKETFVFKNIPYSEITNRTLCIELYDFDRFSRHDIIGEAKLPLIDVDLATNIDEWRALIPPSSTGGLLGSSTTALGQICFSLRYVPAAGKLQVVILEAKNLKSADVSGYSDPYVKIALIQEGRKLKKKKTTVKKRTLNPYYNENFTFQVAFENIEQTSLIISVLDYDRVGRSEVIGKCVVGELSTGPDKQHWIDMLASPRRAVAQWHTLHN from the exons ATGGgaatttcaacactttcaaacaGAACTGTGAAACTAAACAGAAGTGACGAAGAGGACAGCAAGAGAGAGAAGAAACCAAAAACAACAGCCAAGCCACAAGAGATCAAAACAACTCCAAAGCCAACTGAATTTATACCGGTTATGACAACATTAAAGCGACAAACTACTGAAAAGCCTCAGAAAGCGATTCCTCAAGGAG TACCATGGTGGATTGTACTTGCAGTGTGTCTACTAGCCCTTCTTGTAGCTGGCATGTGTTTTTACTGTATGTGTTATCGCAAATGTtgcaagaagaagaaaaaagatgagaaaaaagcAGCCAAAGAGAAAGTAGACTTGAAAACTGTAAAGATGCTTGCAGCAAGCTACCAAGAAAAAGTTCAACCATCTGTAGATGAGTTAGATTATAACAGCGATGAATTCCAATCTGATGGAAGTGCAGGGGTTAAAATAG GTCGTCTCCACTTCACTTTGGACTACAGTTTTCAAGACAACTCTCTGACAGTTGGAGTTGTGGAAGCACAGGATGTCCCTGCTAAAGATTTCAGTGGAACTTCTGATCCATATGCTAGAGTTATGTTGTTACCagataagaaaaagaaatttgataCAAAG GTTCACCGCAAGACACTGAATCCTGTATTCAAGGAGACATTTGTTTTCAAGAACATTCCCTACAGTGAAATAACAAATAGAACTCTTTGTATAGAGCTATATGACTTTGATCGCTTCTCCAGACATGATATCATTGGAGAAGCTAAGCTTCCTTTAATTGATGTGGATTTAGCAACAAATATTGATGAGTGGCGTGCATTGATTCCTCCTTCTTCCACTGGTGGATTATTAGGG TCTTCAACAACTGCACTAGGTcagatttgtttttctttgcgtTACGTCCCTGCTGCTGGCAAACTTCAAGTTGTTATCTTAGAAGCGAAAAACTTAAAGAGTGCAGATGTCTCAGGATATTCAG ATCCATACGTTAAAATAGCACTTATTCAAGAAGGAAGAaaactaaagaagaaaaagacaacAGTGAAGAAAAGAACTCTTAATCCTTATTACAATGAAAACTTTACATTTCAAGTTGCATTTGAGAACATAGAGCAAACATCTTTGATAATTTCAGTGCTGGATTATGACCGAGTTGGCCGCAGTGAGGTTATTGGAAAATGTGTTGTGGGAGAACTGTCGACAGGTCCTGATAAACAGCACTGGATAGATATGCTGGCATCACCAAGAAGAGCAGTCGCACAGTGGCACACGTTGCACAATTAG